CTTTTCTAAGCGTGGAGGCTAGATTCTCAAATGAAGTTTTATCTTGGAATCCGCCCTCTAGCTCGCCACCTATCTCGCGCGCTTTTCTTAGCTCCTCTGATGGAGAGAATCTATCCTCAATACGCTTTGTAATCTCAAAGCTCTGCAAGGATTGCACGCTTTTGTCTTTGTTATTGACACTATCTACACCATTAAACTTAAAATCGCTCTCTTTGCTTTCACTGGCGTTTTGTGGCTGATTTGATACATTATAAATATTAGCGAGCATACCTTGCACGCCGCCGTGATTTGTCTTTGTAATATCCACCTAAAACCTCCATAAAAATTTATGATAGTTTAAAGCAAATTGCATTCCTAAAAGTCCCAATCCTTGCGCGTTTTATCTTCTGATGTTTTGGGAGGAGCATCTAAGCTTGGCACTTGCATATCATACTTTTGCGCCGTGCTAGGTGCAGATTCTATAAGCAAACTATAAGCCTTATCAATCTCCCTAATACCCTCTAGCGAGGTATCATGGAAAGTCTTGCTGCTATTTTTATTATCAAAAATATTTTGCTTTTTTGCCTTAATAAGCTCATTGTATGTCTCATTTAGAGCTTCTTTTGTAGGCATTTCATGAGTAATGCCAAATATTTCTTTTGCCCTCTTTAAATCCATAGGCACATCTTTGGCATATGTTTTTTCAAATTGCTCAAAGAGATTATTAAAATCCTCATTTGAAATTTCAAATAATGCTGCAATATCAATAATACACTCGCGCTCATCTGCCTCAAGCACGCCATCAGCATAGGCAATAACAAATAAAAATTCAACTACTTTTAATCGCTTTTTATACTCGCCTTTAGTAAGTAGCACATATTCATCGCATAGCTCTTCAAGTGGCTTTGAGGGCTTTTCTTGCGCGGTTACAATGTCTTTTAGCTCTTCTTTAGTAAGCTTTGGATTTTTAGATTCTATAGCCATATCATCAAGTAAATCTTCCAAGAGCTGCTCCTCTAACGCACACATCTTTTTATCGCTCCACACCACAAAGCCAATGATTGCTGCTAAGATGCCAAATTCGCTAGATTGCGCTTTTTGTGCTTGACTAAGCTCCTCGTAGGGATTTTGAAAATTAATAGGCGCATTATCCGTGCGAGTTGTATTAAATTGCGGGCTTTGGTGCAATGGATTTTTAAGATATTCTTGCAAAGTATTGTAGAGGAAATACACCACCACACCCGCAATAAGTAAAAGCACGATTTCCATTATGTTCAATCCTTTCTCATAAAAATGGCGACATTGTAGCAAAAATTATTTTAGCGTTTGTTAATGCGCCGCTCAAAGTCCTTTTTCAATCGCTCCTCTTGCTCTCTTGCACTCTTTTTAAGTCGCTTTAGCTCCTCTACGCGCTCATTTTCAAGAGCCAGCTTGCGCTCTCTGCTGTCGCGGATTTTTTGCATATATTCTTCTCGCCTCTTAGGGTCTTGATAGCGAATAGGTTTCATAAAAAGCACGCCCAAAATAACAAAGAAAAACACCAACGCCATAGCCGCATCTTCGCCACCAAAGTGATACCAAGTCGCGCCAATAATCGCAGCTAGAATAAATTTCCAAAAAAAACCCATAGCAGTATCCACCTTTTTGTGAGTATTTAAAAGCCTAGCTTGCCTCTATGTCTGCTTACCAAAATTCTATCGACCATAATGAACTTATTTTTTAAAAAATTTACTATTTTCAGGCACGGAGGCAAATGCAAGCCTTGAATCCTCTATGCCCTCTTGCTGCGCGGTGGCAATTTGCTCTAGCTCCTCTGTGGAGAGATTATAAAAGCAAGGGTGGCTTACATTTGTAAATAACGGAATTTCGCGCAATAAATCACTATCATGGAGCAGTATTTGCACAATTCCATCATATCCAATGCTTACAAAACTACCAATATTCTCACTCCCAAAGCCCGCCTCAAAGCTCATATACTCCTTTTGTAGCTCAATGCTCTCAAATGTATAGCCCGCAAGCACAAAAGGAATAATTTCACCAAAAGTATTACTAATGCGAGGAGGCAGCTCTGGAGAAAAATGCGTGTGCGTCCTATCGCACAACACATTGAAATTAATACTTTCCTTAATGAGAAACTCCAAAGTATCTTTCGCGTGATGAATCATCATACTTTTAAAGTATGGGTGAAATAGAATCTTGCGCATAAACAAGCTCCTTAAATTCTTCAAGCATTTTTCGCACCTCATTCATACCAATCAGCCAAAATTTATCACTTTCAAGATTAAAGCCAAAAGTGCTAATCAAATCCTTAGGGCTTTTGCTCCCGCCAAGTGATAAAAAATGTATATATTTTTGGATAAATTTTTCCCTTCCACGCGGCGTTTTTTGTGATTTATATAGCCCAAAAAGTGCCAATACAAGCAGCTGCCCATAACTATACGCGTAGCAATAAAATGGAGAATGCACAAAATGCGGGATATAGCACCACCAGCCATCATAATTTTTGCTTAATTTTACACTATCACCAAACATGCGCGCATTTTCCTCGCGCCATATCTCATCAAATACCTCTGCTTTTAGCTCGTCACTTTGGGCGTGGATTCTGCGCTCAAAATGTGTCATTACAATCTGCCTAAAAAGTGTGGAGAAAATATCCTCTATTTTTCCTGCATAAAGGGGTA
Above is a window of Helicobacter jaachi DNA encoding:
- a CDS encoding TerB family tellurite resistance protein; amino-acid sequence: MEIVLLLIAGVVVYFLYNTLQEYLKNPLHQSPQFNTTRTDNAPINFQNPYEELSQAQKAQSSEFGILAAIIGFVVWSDKKMCALEEQLLEDLLDDMAIESKNPKLTKEELKDIVTAQEKPSKPLEELCDEYVLLTKGEYKKRLKVVEFLFVIAYADGVLEADERECIIDIAALFEISNEDFNNLFEQFEKTYAKDVPMDLKRAKEIFGITHEMPTKEALNETYNELIKAKKQNIFDNKNSSKTFHDTSLEGIREIDKAYSLLIESAPSTAQKYDMQVPSLDAPPKTSEDKTRKDWDF